One Malania oleifera isolate guangnan ecotype guangnan chromosome 10, ASM2987363v1, whole genome shotgun sequence genomic region harbors:
- the LOC131167125 gene encoding uncharacterized protein LOC131167125, whose product MMHNSKYRCRQRVQQRQRNILAISNLHRPMQEHVSHYNIRRQLYLRHDGLDEAGNVGAAIHLRRQDIGYGAEPHVRWPWRWRRRLPLRDGEAADPLLLPLPCLYFQVYVHVSYDNGNQ is encoded by the exons ATGATGCATAATTCAAAATACCGATGCCGACAACGTGTACAGCAACGGCAACGGAATATTCTTGCGATTTCGAACCTCCACCGCCCAATGCAGGAACACGTCAGCCACTATAACATTCGTCGGCAGCTCTATCTTCGTCATGACGGTCTCGACGAAGCCGGCAATGTCGGCGCCGCAATCCATCTCCGACGGCAGGACATTGGGTATGGAGCAGAACCGCATGTTCGATGGCCGTGGCGGTGGCGGCGGCGGCTCCCTCTCCGGGATGGAGAGGCAGCCGACCCACTGCTACTCCCTCTTCCATGTCTCTATTTCCAAGTTTATGT CCATGTGAGTTATGACAACGGCAACCAGTAA